A window from Pseudomonas sp. Tri1 encodes these proteins:
- a CDS encoding GNAT family N-acetyltransferase, producing MKPVSIRTLRSTDTEALLAFERDNREWFERHIDPRDPAFYSVQGVTEHIATYLADFAAGAWHPFVIEDPEGKIVGRANLKDIDLAEGSAEVGYRIAQSACGQGLATLAVKHLIQQAQVHWRLNRLVAHVYAGNIASAKVLKRCGFLIEQLALHEGIERDYRFGLWIEESHQYATGSEDNS from the coding sequence ATGAAGCCCGTCAGCATTCGTACCTTGCGCAGTACTGATACTGAGGCGTTACTGGCTTTCGAGCGGGACAACCGCGAGTGGTTCGAGCGCCACATTGACCCTCGCGATCCGGCTTTCTACTCGGTGCAGGGCGTCACCGAGCACATCGCAACGTATCTGGCTGATTTCGCCGCCGGAGCCTGGCACCCGTTTGTCATTGAGGATCCCGAGGGAAAAATAGTGGGCCGAGCGAACCTCAAAGACATCGACCTGGCCGAGGGGTCAGCAGAGGTCGGCTATCGGATAGCCCAAAGCGCCTGCGGACAAGGACTGGCGACACTGGCGGTGAAGCATCTGATCCAGCAGGCGCAAGTGCATTGGCGCCTTAACCGATTGGTAGCCCACGTCTACGCTGGCAATATCGCCTCGGCCAAAGTCCTCAAACGGTGTGGTTTCCTGATCGAGCAATTAGCGCTGCACGAAGGGATAGAGCGCGATTATCGGTTTGGCCTGTGGATTGAGGAGAGTCACCAGTACGCTACCGGTTCAGAGGATAATTCCTAG
- a CDS encoding XylR family transcriptional regulator has protein sequence MKTVPPVHRIALLFNGSKIYDRGIISGIGNYLSSTRASWDLFLEEDFLCRLKGIERWQGDGIIADFDDPLIGEALAGIKLPVVAVGGSYQDARAYPKGIPYVATDNDALMKLAYEHLIEAGLTRFACFSLPEAQANRWAQEREKAFRRLVQRDGLHVEVYRGMGTSAPLWDSAVEQQIAWLQSLPKPIGIIAVSDARARQLLQACLTAGIAVPEQVALIGIDNDPLTRSLTRVPLSSVIQGTETMGRTAARLLHQMLHGMPSTGTQVLIPPDAINVQASSLHQPLGNPYVMQALLFIRQYACQGIKTAQVAAYVGVSRSSLESHFRKARGCSVHDEILRFKLAAAASGLENTDSPIADIAQNCGFKSAQYLHTVFRREFGCTPREYQQGANAATH, from the coding sequence ATGAAAACCGTCCCCCCCGTCCACCGCATTGCGCTGTTGTTCAACGGCAGCAAGATCTACGACCGTGGCATCATCAGCGGTATCGGCAACTACCTGAGCAGCACCCGAGCGTCCTGGGATTTGTTTCTCGAGGAGGATTTTCTCTGTCGCTTGAAAGGGATCGAACGCTGGCAGGGCGACGGGATCATCGCCGACTTCGACGACCCGCTGATCGGCGAGGCGCTGGCCGGGATCAAATTGCCGGTCGTGGCGGTGGGGGGGTCTTATCAGGATGCCCGCGCCTATCCCAAGGGTATTCCCTATGTTGCCACTGACAATGACGCGTTGATGAAATTGGCTTATGAGCACCTGATCGAGGCCGGATTGACACGCTTTGCCTGTTTCAGCCTGCCTGAAGCACAGGCCAACCGTTGGGCTCAGGAACGGGAAAAAGCCTTTCGCCGGTTGGTGCAGCGCGATGGCCTGCACGTCGAGGTCTATCGCGGCATGGGCACCAGCGCGCCACTCTGGGACAGCGCCGTCGAGCAACAGATCGCCTGGCTGCAAAGCCTGCCCAAACCCATCGGTATCATCGCCGTGAGTGACGCCCGTGCCCGGCAGCTGCTGCAGGCCTGCCTGACCGCCGGCATCGCCGTACCCGAGCAGGTGGCGTTGATTGGTATCGACAACGATCCGCTGACCCGCAGCCTGACGCGGGTGCCGTTGAGTTCGGTGATCCAAGGCACCGAAACCATGGGCCGCACCGCCGCGCGCCTGCTTCATCAGATGCTGCACGGCATGCCCTCCACCGGCACACAGGTGCTGATTCCTCCTGACGCGATCAACGTGCAAGCCTCGAGCCTGCATCAACCGTTGGGCAATCCCTATGTCATGCAAGCGCTGCTGTTCATCCGCCAATACGCCTGCCAGGGCATCAAGACTGCCCAGGTGGCCGCGTATGTGGGGGTGTCGCGCTCATCGCTGGAGTCGCACTTTCGCAAGGCGCGTGGCTGCAGCGTGCACGACGAAATCCTGCGCTTCAAACTGGCGGCGGCCGCCAGCGGACTGGAAAACACCGACTCGCCGATTGCCGACATCGCCCAGAATTGCGGTTTCAAATCGGCGCAGTACCTGCACACGGTGTTCCGCCGCGAGTTCGGCTGCACGCCGAGGGAGTATCAGCAGGGGGCTAACGCAGCGACTCACTGA
- a CDS encoding NmrA family NAD(P)-binding protein, whose protein sequence is MYTVMGVTGQVGAEVARNLLGADKRVKVVVRDAEKGKAWAAKGCEVAIADANDISTLIPAFSASTGVFILLPANFDPSEGFAETRQIIENLRTALETTRPEKVLCISTIGAQAGQPNLLNQLQILEQSFGTLDLPITFLRPAWFLENSLWDIEPAKSSGVIPSFLQPLDKPVPMIATADVGRVSAELLQEEWYGKRIVELESEHPVTPNDIAAAFSQLLDKPVKMEVVPSDTWEALFRSQGMSNPNPRIQMLHGFNEGWIRFEGIPRKGHVGLKEVLSALLSR, encoded by the coding sequence ATGTATACGGTTATGGGTGTTACGGGTCAGGTAGGTGCCGAAGTTGCTCGCAACCTGCTGGGTGCAGACAAGCGAGTCAAAGTTGTCGTGCGTGATGCTGAGAAAGGCAAAGCGTGGGCCGCGAAAGGTTGCGAAGTCGCAATTGCTGACGCTAATGACATCAGCACACTGATCCCTGCCTTCAGTGCCAGTACTGGCGTGTTCATCCTGTTGCCTGCCAACTTCGATCCTTCCGAAGGCTTTGCGGAGACACGCCAGATCATCGAAAACCTGCGCACAGCGCTTGAGACAACCCGGCCGGAAAAGGTGCTGTGCATTTCCACGATTGGCGCCCAGGCAGGTCAACCAAATCTGCTGAACCAGCTTCAAATCCTCGAACAGAGTTTTGGCACGCTGGACCTGCCCATCACGTTCCTGCGCCCTGCCTGGTTCTTGGAAAACAGCCTGTGGGACATCGAGCCCGCCAAGAGCAGCGGCGTGATCCCGAGCTTCCTCCAGCCACTGGATAAGCCAGTTCCCATGATCGCTACAGCCGACGTCGGCAGGGTAAGCGCCGAACTGCTGCAGGAAGAGTGGTACGGCAAGCGAATCGTCGAGCTGGAATCCGAGCACCCGGTTACGCCCAATGACATCGCCGCTGCTTTTTCGCAGCTGCTGGATAAACCCGTGAAAATGGAAGTGGTACCCAGCGATACCTGGGAGGCACTGTTCCGTTCTCAAGGCATGAGCAACCCCAATCCGCGCATCCAGATGCTCCATGGCTTCAATGAAGGCTGGATTCGCTTCGAAGGTATTCCACGCAAAGGACATGTTGGTTTGAAAGAAGTATTGTCGGCGCTTCTCTCTCGCTGA
- a CDS encoding type II CAAX endopeptidase family protein, translated as MTNLGAAPVLLPASTFADYRFFRRLGMFVLASLVFFLAAIPAVLLIPAESYLSFAATMGPIALILLALFAWQYRSDSGAQLRGDAIRNPLRIGAFGIIASYLLCGVAIVVLGLPQEAFMAELLAGLSGWQGAIKIASLIVFPPIAEELYFRHYLLRLFPYENSPAWKWIAVIVTSAIFAGIHIQYGNWTTIALLFACGCVFAIARINSGGLLVPILLHSLAEIVALTTDGALRLLGLYS; from the coding sequence GTGACGAATCTTGGTGCCGCCCCTGTGTTGCTACCCGCCTCCACCTTTGCGGATTACCGCTTCTTTCGCCGATTGGGCATGTTCGTTCTTGCCAGCCTGGTGTTTTTCCTAGCCGCAATACCCGCGGTTCTCCTCATACCGGCAGAGTCATACCTGTCGTTTGCCGCCACGATGGGCCCAATCGCGCTCATTCTCCTCGCCCTGTTCGCCTGGCAATACCGCTCCGATTCAGGCGCCCAACTGCGCGGTGACGCCATCCGCAACCCGCTGCGGATCGGTGCGTTCGGGATCATTGCGTCCTACCTGCTTTGCGGGGTCGCCATCGTCGTGCTGGGCTTGCCTCAAGAGGCCTTCATGGCCGAGCTCCTGGCCGGCCTCAGCGGTTGGCAAGGCGCGATCAAAATCGCCTCGCTGATCGTGTTTCCGCCCATCGCCGAAGAGTTGTATTTCCGCCATTACCTGCTGCGACTGTTCCCCTACGAGAACAGCCCTGCCTGGAAATGGATCGCAGTCATCGTGACGTCGGCCATCTTTGCTGGCATTCACATCCAATACGGTAATTGGACAACCATCGCGCTGCTCTTTGCTTGTGGATGCGTGTTCGCCATCGCGAGAATCAACAGCGGTGGCCTGCTGGTCCCGATACTGCTGCACTCGCTGGCGGAGATTGTTGCCCTGACCACTGACGGGGCTTTGCGCCTGCTGGGGCTTTACAGTTGA
- a CDS encoding SDR family oxidoreductase produces the protein MYSVFVTGATGLLGNNLVRELIARGYAVKALVRSRAKGEQQFSKLPRVELVVGDMADVEAFAPALQGCDTVFHTAAFFRDNYKGGSHWKALEKINVSGTRDLIDQAFRAGIRRFIHTSSIAVLDGAPGTSIDETCLRAEADADDYYRSKILADRVILSFLQDHPEMHACMVLPGWMWGPADIGPTSSGQLVNDVVNGKLPGLIPGSFSVVDARDVALAQIAAANHGRRGERYLAAGRHMTMGELVPVLGRIAGVKTPARQVPLPLLYLLAAVQELYARITRKPVLLSLATLRLLVREADRSRFNHSKSEHELGVRFRTLERTLSDTVAWYRDHGWFKNYSVPARQTTDTRT, from the coding sequence ATGTACAGCGTCTTCGTCACTGGCGCCACAGGCTTACTGGGCAACAACCTGGTGCGTGAACTGATCGCTCGAGGCTATGCGGTCAAAGCCCTGGTCCGATCAAGAGCCAAGGGTGAACAGCAGTTCAGCAAGCTGCCACGGGTGGAACTGGTCGTGGGAGACATGGCCGACGTAGAGGCCTTCGCACCGGCGCTGCAAGGCTGCGATACGGTGTTTCACACGGCGGCATTCTTTCGCGACAACTACAAGGGCGGCAGCCACTGGAAAGCCTTGGAAAAGATCAACGTCAGCGGTACGCGGGATCTGATTGACCAGGCCTTCCGCGCCGGCATACGGCGGTTCATCCATACCTCATCCATCGCCGTGCTCGACGGGGCGCCCGGCACATCCATCGACGAGACCTGCCTGCGCGCCGAGGCCGATGCGGATGACTACTACCGCAGCAAGATTCTCGCTGACAGGGTCATCCTGTCGTTTCTGCAAGACCATCCCGAAATGCATGCCTGCATGGTCCTGCCTGGCTGGATGTGGGGCCCCGCCGACATCGGACCGACCTCCTCGGGGCAGTTGGTCAACGATGTCGTGAACGGCAAATTGCCCGGCCTGATCCCCGGCAGCTTTTCCGTGGTCGATGCCCGCGACGTGGCACTGGCGCAGATTGCCGCTGCCAATCATGGACGCCGGGGGGAACGCTATCTCGCCGCTGGCCGGCATATGACCATGGGCGAACTGGTGCCTGTCCTTGGACGCATCGCGGGCGTCAAGACACCGGCTCGACAAGTACCGCTGCCCCTTCTATACCTCTTGGCGGCCGTGCAAGAACTCTATGCACGTATCACCCGCAAACCCGTCCTGCTGAGCCTGGCCACCCTGCGCCTATTGGTGCGAGAAGCAGACCGCAGCCGTTTCAATCACAGCAAAAGTGAACACGAGCTCGGTGTACGCTTCCGTACGCTGGAGCGGACCCTCAGCGATACCGTGGCGTGGTACCGTGATCACGGCTGGTTCAAAAATTACAGTGTGCCGGCCAGACAGACCACTGACACAAGGACGTAG
- a CDS encoding histidine phosphatase family protein: MRHGQPKLAATAKVSALDMKDWIELYDRSEITHHPAPDASQQLAATATVIVSSSAPRALASALALGLEPTVVDALFCEAQLPYGRWKWPRLSPFTWAFVLRVLWLCGYSRRVESAGAAKLRANSAAQRLQALAGNGPVLLLGHGWMNRMIAKQLKADGWTRQKRNGSQYWSAAVYRN, encoded by the coding sequence ATGCGCCATGGCCAGCCAAAACTGGCCGCGACCGCCAAAGTATCAGCGCTCGATATGAAAGACTGGATCGAACTCTACGACCGCTCGGAAATCACTCATCACCCCGCCCCGGACGCCAGCCAACAGCTCGCCGCGACCGCCACGGTCATCGTTTCAAGCTCCGCGCCTCGTGCGCTGGCCTCTGCCCTGGCATTGGGCCTGGAACCCACCGTCGTCGACGCGCTTTTCTGTGAAGCGCAACTGCCGTATGGCCGCTGGAAATGGCCAAGGCTCTCACCGTTTACCTGGGCGTTTGTTCTGCGGGTCTTATGGTTGTGCGGGTACTCCCGCCGGGTTGAGTCCGCAGGTGCCGCGAAGCTGCGTGCCAACAGCGCAGCGCAACGGCTGCAGGCACTTGCCGGCAATGGCCCGGTCCTGCTGCTGGGGCATGGCTGGATGAATCGCATGATCGCCAAGCAATTGAAGGCGGACGGCTGGACTCGTCAAAAGCGCAATGGCAGCCAATATTGGAGTGCGGCGGTCTATCGGAATTAA
- a CDS encoding DUF2269 domain-containing protein has product MLYLCLKYVHIIAAVFLFGFGMGSYLYLIAASRTANPQVIAHVARTVVQFDTWITTPAGFIQIITGYLLLTLAGLPLTTEWVLTSLIIFLCVGALWLPVLVLQKRLYVMASSAVEAGKTLDNQYLPVYRKWFWLGVCGFSGMFVIVMIMVTKMTPWQLVGLLG; this is encoded by the coding sequence ATGCTCTACCTGTGCCTGAAGTACGTTCACATCATCGCCGCTGTTTTCCTGTTCGGATTCGGCATGGGCTCCTACCTCTATCTGATCGCCGCCAGCCGCACGGCCAACCCTCAAGTGATCGCGCACGTGGCCAGGACGGTCGTGCAGTTCGACACCTGGATTACCACGCCGGCCGGCTTTATTCAGATCATCACGGGCTACCTGCTGCTGACGCTCGCCGGGCTTCCCCTGACCACCGAATGGGTGCTGACCTCGCTGATCATCTTCCTGTGCGTGGGGGCGCTTTGGTTGCCGGTATTGGTGCTGCAGAAGCGGTTGTACGTGATGGCTTCAAGCGCGGTCGAAGCTGGAAAGACGCTCGATAATCAGTACCTGCCCGTGTATCGAAAATGGTTCTGGTTGGGTGTCTGCGGATTTTCCGGGATGTTTGTGATCGTGATGATCATGGTGACCAAGATGACGCCATGGCAGTTGGTTGGGTTATTGGGGTAG
- a CDS encoding saccharopine dehydrogenase NADP-binding domain-containing protein, producing the protein MAFRVLVIGGYGNFGSIVCRHLVAMPDIELVLSGRDPKKLLRKVAELKTQSGAVCESWCGDAMGPEFKSVLGSMNIQLVIHTGGPFQGQSYAVAESCIDAGVNYCDLSDSRAFVTGIGALDARAKQAGVAILSGCSSVPTLSAAIIDQQRYRFKRIDLIEHGISSSAKMPGLSTVEGVLAYAGKPIKQLKNGQVHEVLGWQDLELRRMPHMGTRLLANVDVPDMDIFAGRYGAQTLSFKAGSGLKLGGLANYLLAQALRKGIVRDHAPWAARLHRWGLWFERFGDGKSAMYIDVQGIGLEGKPLFMTAQLTALNDKGPEIPSCAAVAWAAKLAQGYLPAPGARACVGEITVDEYMAAINDPENLSLSVHFSDGQG; encoded by the coding sequence ATGGCGTTCAGGGTGTTGGTGATCGGTGGGTATGGCAACTTCGGCAGCATCGTTTGCAGGCACTTGGTGGCGATGCCCGATATAGAGCTGGTGCTTTCGGGCCGTGATCCCAAGAAGTTGCTACGCAAAGTCGCTGAGTTGAAAACCCAATCAGGCGCTGTCTGCGAAAGTTGGTGCGGCGATGCCATGGGCCCTGAGTTCAAATCCGTCCTGGGCTCGATGAACATCCAGCTGGTCATCCATACCGGCGGGCCGTTTCAGGGGCAATCCTATGCAGTGGCCGAGAGCTGTATCGACGCAGGCGTGAACTACTGTGACCTGTCCGACTCCAGGGCTTTCGTCACCGGCATTGGCGCTCTCGATGCCCGGGCAAAGCAGGCGGGCGTGGCGATCCTCAGTGGTTGCAGTTCAGTGCCGACGCTATCGGCCGCGATCATCGATCAGCAGCGCTATCGCTTTAAACGCATCGACTTGATCGAGCATGGGATCTCCTCTTCGGCCAAGATGCCGGGACTGTCCACCGTCGAAGGCGTCCTGGCCTACGCCGGCAAGCCGATCAAGCAGCTCAAGAACGGCCAAGTGCACGAGGTGTTGGGCTGGCAGGATCTTGAGCTGCGCAGAATGCCGCACATGGGCACTCGGCTGTTAGCTAATGTCGACGTGCCGGACATGGACATCTTTGCCGGCCGCTATGGCGCACAAACCCTGAGTTTCAAGGCCGGTTCAGGCCTTAAGCTCGGAGGCCTGGCCAACTACCTGCTGGCCCAGGCACTGCGCAAAGGTATCGTCCGTGACCATGCCCCTTGGGCCGCAAGGCTTCATCGCTGGGGGCTGTGGTTCGAACGATTCGGCGATGGCAAAAGCGCGATGTACATCGATGTCCAGGGCATCGGGCTCGAAGGAAAACCGTTGTTCATGACGGCGCAGCTCACGGCCTTGAATGACAAAGGCCCGGAGATTCCCAGCTGCGCCGCCGTCGCCTGGGCCGCAAAACTCGCCCAGGGCTACTTGCCCGCACCCGGCGCCCGCGCGTGCGTCGGCGAAATCACCGTTGACGAATACATGGCCGCGATCAACGATCCGGAAAACCTGAGCCTGTCCGTGCACTTCTCTGACGGGCAGGGCTGA
- a CDS encoding LysR family transcriptional regulator, translating into MSFDGRLVSGMGVLSAVVDSGSFVKAADALDMTQSGVSRAVARLEARLGIRLFDRTTRSVKLTDEGRRLYEEIAPLLAGLEEAATVASGSATAVRGRLRVNVDPYFSRLILAPALGSFMATYPAIELDLVTREQMGDLVADGVDLAVRFGEQPSSSLIGRQLLQTRVLTVASPAYLEKHGRPLHPSELERAEHVCVDFRNPQTGKPFIWEFHRGAERLSVKTHGRLMVNDVGTMHRICEEGHAVAQVLELGLDAALREGRLIELFPDWPDEYFPLYALYPSRHLPPAKVRAFLEFVVALSR; encoded by the coding sequence ATGAGCTTCGACGGGCGCTTGGTCAGCGGTATGGGCGTACTCTCGGCGGTGGTCGATAGCGGAAGTTTCGTCAAGGCTGCGGATGCACTGGATATGACTCAGTCCGGGGTCAGCAGGGCAGTCGCGCGTCTCGAAGCGAGACTGGGAATTCGCTTATTCGACCGGACTACTCGCTCGGTGAAGCTCACAGATGAAGGACGCCGCCTTTACGAAGAAATAGCGCCATTGCTCGCCGGATTGGAGGAGGCGGCGACGGTCGCATCTGGCAGTGCTACGGCTGTACGGGGACGGCTCAGGGTCAATGTTGACCCGTATTTCTCCAGGCTGATCCTGGCGCCCGCGCTTGGCAGCTTCATGGCAACCTACCCCGCGATCGAGCTGGATCTAGTGACCCGTGAGCAGATGGGGGACCTGGTGGCCGATGGCGTTGACCTGGCTGTGCGCTTTGGCGAGCAACCTTCCTCTTCACTGATCGGCAGGCAGTTGCTGCAAACTCGGGTGCTTACCGTCGCGTCCCCGGCTTACCTGGAAAAACACGGTCGTCCGCTGCATCCGTCCGAGCTTGAGCGCGCGGAGCATGTATGCGTGGACTTTCGAAATCCTCAAACAGGCAAGCCTTTCATTTGGGAATTCCATCGAGGTGCCGAGCGTTTGAGTGTCAAAACGCACGGAAGACTGATGGTCAATGATGTAGGCACCATGCACCGAATCTGTGAGGAAGGTCATGCCGTTGCCCAGGTGTTGGAATTGGGGCTAGACGCGGCCCTACGTGAAGGAAGGCTCATCGAACTCTTTCCGGATTGGCCTGATGAATATTTTCCGCTCTACGCTTTGTACCCTTCAAGGCACTTGCCGCCGGCCAAGGTGCGAGCGTTCCTAGAGTTTGTGGTGGCGCTCAGCCGATAA